From Synoicihabitans lomoniglobus, the proteins below share one genomic window:
- a CDS encoding aspartate kinase, with translation MSRIVQKFGGTSVGDVERIKKVAERVKLTVDKGNQVVVVVSARAGVTNELTARAKSICDDPSDREMDMLLSVGEQETIALMAIALHHMGVEAVSFTGAMAGIYTDANHTKARIQTIDASAVETQLAAGKTVIVAGFQGINEDGHITTFGRGGSDLSAVALAAALKADNCEIYTDVDGVYTADPRFVSAAQKIPEISYDEMLELASSGSKVMQSRSVEFAEKHGVVFEVRSSFNFNRGTVVKAEVPHMEKVVVRGVAVDKDQAKIIVSNILDKPGSAAKVFTAMAEAGIVVDMIVQNVGRNGIANLTFTVPQGDTRKAQKSLEHVLDEVGGGHVAVHENIAKLSVVGVGMKTHSGVAAALFKGLADADINIDMITTSEIKISVVVDQDRVDEAARITHTAFGLDA, from the coding sequence ATGTCACGTATTGTGCAAAAATTTGGCGGCACCTCCGTGGGTGACGTCGAGCGCATCAAAAAAGTCGCCGAGCGCGTGAAGCTCACGGTGGACAAAGGCAACCAGGTGGTCGTCGTCGTGTCGGCGCGCGCCGGGGTGACCAACGAGCTCACCGCCCGGGCCAAGTCGATTTGCGACGATCCCAGCGATCGCGAGATGGACATGCTCCTCTCGGTCGGTGAGCAGGAGACCATCGCCCTCATGGCCATCGCGCTGCATCACATGGGCGTCGAGGCCGTCTCCTTCACCGGAGCCATGGCCGGAATCTACACCGATGCCAACCACACCAAGGCGCGTATCCAGACTATCGATGCGTCGGCGGTGGAAACGCAGTTGGCCGCCGGCAAGACCGTCATCGTGGCGGGCTTTCAAGGCATCAACGAGGATGGCCACATCACGACCTTCGGTCGCGGTGGTTCCGACCTCAGCGCGGTGGCCCTGGCGGCCGCGCTCAAAGCTGATAATTGTGAAATTTATACCGACGTGGACGGCGTTTACACCGCCGATCCTCGATTCGTGAGTGCGGCCCAGAAAATTCCTGAAATCTCGTATGATGAGATGTTGGAACTCGCTTCGTCGGGCTCCAAGGTCATGCAGTCACGCTCCGTAGAATTTGCCGAAAAACATGGAGTGGTTTTCGAAGTCCGCTCATCCTTTAACTTCAACCGAGGAACCGTAGTGAAAGCAGAAGTGCCCCATATGGAAAAAGTCGTCGTTCGTGGCGTGGCCGTCGATAAGGACCAAGCCAAGATCATCGTGAGCAACATTCTCGATAAACCGGGTTCGGCCGCGAAGGTGTTCACCGCCATGGCCGAGGCCGGCATCGTCGTCGACATGATCGTGCAGAACGTCGGTCGCAACGGCATCGCCAACCTGACCTTCACCGTGCCGCAGGGCGATACGCGCAAGGCGCAGAAATCCCTCGAACACGTGCTCGATGAAGTGGGCGGCGGTCATGTGGCCGTGCACGAAAACATCGCCAAGCTTTCCGTGGTCGGCGTGGGCATGAAAACTCATTCCGGCGTGGCCGCGGCGCTGTTCAAAGGATTGGCCGATGCCGACATCAACATCGACATGATCACCACCTCCGAGATCAAGATCTCCGTGGTCGTGGATCAGGACCGCGTCGACGAAGCCGCCCGCATCACCCACACCGCCTTCGGCCTGGATGCCTGA